tataataaTATTGTTGCCTTGCAACTCTGCACTTGTCATTGAACTTTGGCTGTGAGCAAGTAAGTACTCAGTCGTCCTCCCCCACACCGGACACAGGAACATTCAAATTGAGACAATTGAAACATGCTATAGCTGAAATTAAATGTGGCTTCTCTTACCAGCTGAGGCATGATTCAATTTGGAGTCCACTTTCACCTTGAAGCAGCTTCATCTGCAAGACAAGGACCATGCAAGTGGACACCATGGCAAGCATAACTCATTTTTACTCCACTTGATTCATTTAGATTACGGTATTAACCTTCTGTTGAAACAGCTCAAGCATGTTGACACTCATGAGGATGGACGAACCTGCAGGGCAGCACTGGACGCCTCCATGACGACTTGCAGCTGGTGGCCTGAAAGATGCGGCAACGTTTGTGTAAGcattgtactttttaaaaacagccaGCCTTTAGAAAACTAGTTTGGCttaactgaaaatgtttggcagGAGTGCCTCAAAGGAcagcaagtcggccattttggagcCTGTCGACAGAAATTAAGAATCAACACAACCTGACAGTTGATTTAGTTTGTTTAATAATggatacatttaattaaaacaaactgccATTTTGCAGGCAATCTGACCGTTGTCTTGCTGATGCATACCTGTGGACAGAAATGAGACAACTGGAACACTTGATATAACTGGGTTTGCTTGTGAATCCACAAACGTACAGCAAGTCGCTCATTTTTGGCTCAAGATGTCCACCTGTAGACAATTAGACAAATAACACGTAGGCATGCAAATATGCTTGATTCAGTCAATGTAATTGTTATATTTTGGTCTACTTACCTTGAGGAAAACGGCGCTTGCTTTCGTCGCGATACTGGAAAAGGTTAGAGACAAGAATAAAGGCGTTTTGGTGCAGTTTAACCTCGTAGAAGTATCACCGCTGGCGCAAACGTGTTAGCAAGATGCAAGCACGCCAAAAGTGCTGCTTCACTTTAAAAGTGAGCAAAAGCAGTGAATTTTAAAAAGTTACTAAAAGCGCTAACACTTACTTCGTCAACGTGTTGGATGAGCTTGTGGAACTGGAAATGCTTGCGGAGTAGCAggtggacgacgacgacgggaAGGTGCCTGAGGTGAGAAAGAAAGAGTGTCCTCTTTGTTCCGGCTTAAATAGGTTTCCGGTGATGACGTCACCCAGAAAAAAATAaggaataatgaataaataaaaaaattactttatttAACACAGAAACAAATAGACTACTAGTTCCGTTGGATTGGACAAGCTAGAGCGAGACAGGTAAAGTGATTTATAAGAGTCGTATGAAGAAGTCGAACCCGAGTCGTCTGCTTCGGAAACGTAATCGTTAACCACTCGGCCAGCAATTCTCAAAGCTGTTGCAATTTTGGCATATTTTCATCAAATATTGCAGTGACGTAAATCGTAAAGGTCTCAACCGACATATAAATACAAACATACGACATCACTTTTTAACTTCGAGGTAGACCAGTGGTAAATGTCTATACCTGTGCACCTGAGTGCTCGGGCTCGAGTCTTCTTATGCTCAATTGAATTGCAAATTGAGGGCTTCGGGTATCGAACCTACGTCGTTTGCACCGCAGGCAAAGTTTTTATCTCTCGACCACTTTATCCGAGTCGCCACGATTTTTCTTTTGCATTTCAAGTGACAAGTCAACCGACACCTTTAGCCCACATGCTTATCTTTAATATGACACATGGACTTCGACTAGTCCACCACAACCCAGCAGCTGGCACATTGCACACCAATTCGTCTCCAGTCACCTTTTGGCTTTGGTAAGACTGCTCGCGTTTCCTTTCGCCATCAAAGTGAACATTTAtcatttaccaaaataaaaaaatataaagtagTCATTCTTCCCCCACCTCCATCAGTAAACCTGTCCTACCCTATCCACttgaaacattttatttccGATTCACCTTTTAAAAGCCAGCTTCAACGTCAGCACTGATATGTCTTACATACAAATAGTAGACTATAGTATAGGCGAgtatggaagaggcgggacgtgagtttgtacatcagtttatttcctgtCCGTGTTACGAACGCGCAACCAAGCGACATGTGTCTCGTCTTTGAATTGCTAACATTGAGTCACTTGATGGCTGAAGGAAAGAGACAGTGTTGTTTGTTACTTGTGCTTTATTAGGAGAAACAAAGATGATTTCACGGTATTGTATCAAGAAAGTCCAAGTTAACCCCGCAACAAATGTGGGGACACTTGAAGGTGGGGTCGCTGCTGACTCGTCATCTGGTGGTGGTCTCACAGCAGCCAGGCAGTTTGGAAGAGGACCCAGAGCACCACCACATGTTCTCTGCAAGGGGTGGGATGGGGACACTGCATTAGgtacaaatgtacaataaaatacatctttaaaaaaatatgacgcTCTCTCGCTCCTTTCCTCTGTTGGGTGGGTCCATTTTCCAATCCCTGTCAGCGTTCGATTGGCTGAAGGGCAAAGCGACACAGGTGCAGTCAATAAGTGGTCAATCATCAGTCAATTAGGCCGGAAGTCGATGAGGAAACAAAACCAATGTACACCAACCACtgccatcaaaaacaaaaacagccaaaCACACCACaagccaaaaaacaaaccaaaaaaaaaaaaaaaacacacacattacaCAGAAATAACACTACAAGCAATGATCTATCAATCCATCTTATCTAAATATCTTTACTAGctcgctatctatctatctatccagctCTAGTTTACACGGTAAAGTTTGTACTGTCAGAATGTATTATCAGTGTAGGGAACATGAATTGATCACACAAGTGGTTTTTATTCCCCTCAAACTGGGCGGGTAGCGTTTTTGGCCTGTTGACGTacgtgaccacaagagggcgccaaaaCTACATTAATCGCAGAGGACCTTTTGAAActcggtatttttttatttttaacatttgctAAATATTTGTTCTTACTTCATTTGTCCATTTATACTTTTacagatttgtatttttgtatttaatttttgcgttttgttgtttccattttatttgtatacttTCTACTGATATTTCaatgtatatttttgaaaattctcAAAAATAGCCAACAACATACAGAGAACATTTTACTTCAATAGGCCTTTACTGTATTCTCAGTTATTTTATGATTTACAAAGGGCTGGCAAGAAGGATGAGCGCCCTCTGGTGATCCAAATAAAACGTAAATCAAATCTTAAATTTccaccatttttattctttgattCGAAAAATAAGACCTAAACAATAAAATCATGAATAAGTCAGTGAATTTTACCGCTCATCTCTCCACTGGTGACAAAAAGTACAAACATGCAGATGAACGAAAAGAAGTCGAATATTTCATCAATGAAGCAGGATGAATAACTATACTGCGGCTGTTGTTGACGCGCGCGTTGAGCCTTGGGGGAGGCCGCAAGGCTCTTTCGCCGGCTGCTTTGCTCTCATTTAGCAATTGAGATTGAAATACTTTATTTCATATTCAAAACCTCTGGCATAAAGGaggaaaaactcaaatatttcaatttgattttattttgaaatttttggggaaaagggTATAGCTGTTAGGATAAGCTAGCACAGTTTGTTAGCACAGTTTGAATCCATATAATAATGGATATATTGTTATATTTaattctatattatttatttatttttttacattttttgccaCTATATTGTCTTTTCTCATGAATACAACATTGCAAGGAAATCACAATTGTACAAATGCTTCCAAATGAACTCACTCATGACTTAAAAACGCAAA
This genomic window from Festucalex cinctus isolate MCC-2025b chromosome 20, RoL_Fcin_1.0, whole genome shotgun sequence contains:
- the LOC144009009 gene encoding uncharacterized protein LOC144009009 isoform X2, with the translated sequence MFTLMAKGNASSLTKAKRHLPVVVVHLLLRKHFQFHKLIQHVDEYRDESKRRFPQGMHQQDNGSKMADLLSFEALLPNIFSHQLQVVMEASSAALQMKLLQGESGLQIESCLSWYMGDVDALHGSFDQLSFHPQ
- the LOC144009009 gene encoding uncharacterized protein LOC144009009 isoform X4: MFPVLQLWDRREVNATVPIAAGKEQKMLDNGTFPSSSSTCYSASISSSTSSSNTLTNIATKASAVFLKVCISKTTGSKMADLLSFEALLPNIFSHQLQVVMEASSAALQMKLLQGESGLQIESCLSWQQVT
- the LOC144009009 gene encoding uncharacterized protein LOC144009009 isoform X3, whose amino-acid sequence is MFTLMAKGNASSLTKAKRHLPVVVVHLLLRKHFQFHKLIQHVDEYRDESKRRFPQGGHLEPKMSDLLYVCGFTSKPSYIKCSSCLISVHRYASARQRAPKWPTCCPLRHSCQTFSATSCKSSWRRPVLPCR
- the LOC144009009 gene encoding uncharacterized protein LOC144009009 isoform X6 gives rise to the protein MFTLMAKGNASSLTKAKRHLPVVVVHLLLRKHFQFHKLIQHVDEYRDESKRRFPQGGHLEPKMSDLLYASARQRAPKWPTCCPLRHSCQTFSATSCKSSWRRPVLPCR
- the LOC144009009 gene encoding uncharacterized protein LOC144009009 isoform X1, whose amino-acid sequence is MFTLMAKGNASSLTKAKRHLPVVVVHLLLRKHFQFHKLIQHVDEYRDESKRRFPQGGHLEPKMSDLLYVCGFTSKPSYIKCSSCLISVHRYASARQRAPKWPTCCPLRHSCQTFSATSCKSSWRRPVLPCRFVHPHECQHA
- the LOC144009009 gene encoding uncharacterized protein LOC144009009 isoform X5, with the protein product MFTLMAKGNASSLTKAKRHLPVVVVHLLLRKHFQFHKLIQHVDEYRDESKRRFPQGGHLEPKMSDLLYASARQRAPKWPTCCPLRHSCQTFSATSCKSSWRRPVLPCRFVHPHECQHA
- the LOC144009009 gene encoding uncharacterized protein LOC144009009 isoform X7; this translates as MFTLMAKGNASSLTKAKRHLPVVVVHLLLRKHFQFHKLIQHVDEYRDESKRRFPQGGHLEPKMSDLLYVCGFTSKPSYIKCSSCLISVHRYASARQRLQNGRLAVL